In Duganella zoogloeoides, a single genomic region encodes these proteins:
- the ispD gene encoding 2-C-methyl-D-erythritol 4-phosphate cytidylyltransferase produces the protein MTDTNQSPRYFALLPAAGVGARMAANGPKQYLPVGGKPLLRHAVDAFRASSLVAHTYVVVSADDGQIDGVLPPGLDGVTVLRCGGATRMDSVLNGLRVLHGQLSDTDLVMVHDAARPGLTPALIEKLVLGVGDHPAGGLLALPVVDTVKRAGGSGSDQVATVPRTGLWLAQTPQMFSYALLLRALGSAPDANAITDDASAVEMLGLSPRLIEGHPRNLKVTLPADIRIAEMYLAAAE, from the coding sequence ATGACCGATACGAACCAATCACCTCGCTATTTTGCCTTGCTGCCCGCCGCCGGCGTGGGCGCGCGCATGGCCGCCAACGGCCCCAAGCAATATCTGCCGGTCGGCGGCAAACCGCTGCTGCGCCACGCGGTGGACGCCTTCCGCGCCAGTTCCTTGGTCGCCCACACCTACGTGGTGGTCAGCGCCGACGACGGCCAGATCGATGGCGTGCTGCCACCGGGCCTCGATGGCGTGACGGTGCTGCGCTGCGGCGGCGCCACCCGCATGGATTCCGTGCTGAACGGCCTGCGCGTGCTGCACGGCCAGCTGTCTGATACCGACCTGGTGATGGTGCATGACGCCGCCCGTCCGGGCTTGACGCCTGCGCTGATCGAAAAACTGGTGCTGGGCGTGGGCGACCATCCGGCAGGAGGCTTGCTGGCCTTGCCGGTGGTCGATACCGTCAAGCGCGCCGGTGGCAGCGGCAGCGACCAGGTTGCCACCGTGCCGCGCACCGGCCTGTGGCTGGCGCAAACGCCGCAGATGTTCAGCTATGCGCTGCTGCTGCGGGCCCTGGGCAGCGCCCCGGATGCCAATGCGATTACGGACGACGCCAGCGCCGTCGAGATGCTGGGGCTGTCGCCGCGGCTAATCGAAGGCCATCCCCGCAATCTCAAAGTCACGCTGCCGGCCGACATCCGCATCGCCGAAATGTACCTGGCCGCCGCCGAATAA
- a CDS encoding NUDIX domain-containing protein yields the protein MNLTETRLDGELAYDGHFLKVQRDNIELPDGRHAVREYIKHPGAVVILPVFDDGRVLLENQFRYPLHRAFIEFPAGKLDPNEDPLDCAKRELVEETGYTATDWQYVCTIHNAIAYADEHLDIYLARGLVAGEQQLDDGEFLELFTAPLDDLLQWVREGKVTDVKTVIGAFWLDKLRAGDWKLG from the coding sequence GTGAATCTGACCGAAACCCGCCTCGATGGCGAACTGGCCTACGATGGCCACTTCCTCAAAGTCCAACGCGATAATATCGAACTGCCCGATGGCCGCCACGCCGTGCGCGAGTACATCAAGCATCCGGGCGCGGTCGTGATCCTGCCCGTGTTCGACGATGGCCGGGTCCTGCTGGAAAACCAGTTCCGCTATCCGCTGCACCGCGCCTTCATCGAATTTCCGGCCGGTAAACTCGATCCCAACGAAGACCCGCTCGATTGCGCCAAGCGCGAACTGGTCGAGGAAACCGGCTATACCGCGACCGACTGGCAGTACGTCTGCACCATCCACAACGCGATTGCCTATGCCGACGAACACCTCGACATCTACCTGGCGCGCGGCCTGGTCGCGGGCGAACAACAGCTCGACGACGGCGAATTTCTCGAACTGTTTACCGCGCCGCTCGACGACCTGCTGCAATGGGTCCGCGAAGGGAAAGTGACCGACGTGAAAACCGTGATCGGCGCGTTCTGGCTCGACAAGCTGCGCGCCGGCGACTGGAAGCTGGGCTGA
- the nuoK gene encoding NADH-quinone oxidoreductase subunit NuoK: MTLSLAHYLVLGAILFAISIVGIFLNRKNIIVLLMAIELMLLAVNMNFIAFSHYLGDAAGQIFVFFILTVAAAESAIGLAILVVLFRNLDTINVEDLDRLKG, translated from the coding sequence ATGACTTTATCGCTTGCTCACTACCTGGTTCTTGGCGCGATACTGTTCGCGATCTCGATCGTTGGTATTTTCCTGAACCGCAAGAACATCATCGTTCTGCTGATGGCCATCGAACTGATGCTGCTGGCAGTGAACATGAATTTCATCGCGTTCTCCCACTACCTGGGCGACGCAGCCGGCCAGATCTTTGTTTTCTTCATCCTGACCGTGGCCGCTGCTGAATCAGCGATCGGCCTCGCGATCCTGGTGGTGCTGTTCCGTAATCTGGACACCATCAATGTGGAAGACCTCGATAGGCTCAAGGGTTAA
- the nuoI gene encoding NADH-quinone oxidoreductase subunit NuoI, with the protein MERLKDFIGSFMLTELIKGMALTGKYMFSRKITVQYPEEKTPMSPRFRGLHALRRYPNGEERCIACKLCEAVCPAMAITIESEQRDDGSRRTTRYDIDLTKCIFCGFCEESCPVDSIVETHVLEYHGEKRGDLYYTKEMLLAVGDRYENQIAEARAADAPYR; encoded by the coding sequence ATGGAACGCTTAAAAGACTTCATCGGCAGCTTCATGCTGACCGAACTGATCAAAGGGATGGCGCTGACGGGCAAGTATATGTTCTCGCGCAAGATCACCGTGCAGTACCCGGAAGAGAAGACGCCGATGTCGCCGCGCTTCCGTGGCCTGCATGCACTGCGCCGCTACCCGAACGGGGAAGAGCGCTGCATCGCCTGCAAACTGTGCGAAGCAGTGTGCCCGGCGATGGCGATCACGATTGAATCGGAGCAGCGCGACGACGGTTCGCGCCGCACCACGCGTTACGACATCGACCTGACCAAGTGCATCTTCTGCGGTTTCTGCGAAGAGTCGTGCCCGGTCGATTCGATCGTCGAAACGCACGTGCTGGAATACCACGGCGAAAAACGCGGCGACCTGTACTACACCAAGGAAATGCTGTTGGCCGTGGGCGATCGTTACGAAAACCAGATTGCCGAAGCACGCGCCGCGGACGCTCCTTACCGCTGA
- the nuoH gene encoding NADH-quinone oxidoreductase subunit NuoH: protein MALPEFVTTLHDLGANSPLAPVWPIVWNLIKIVVVLLPLMGLVAYLTLWERKLIGFIQIRIGPNRVGPGGLLQPIADALKLLFKEIITPAKANPGLFVIGPVMTIMPALAAWAVVPFGPEAVLANVNAGLLLLMAITSMEVYGIIIAGWASNSKYSFMGAMRASAQMISYEIPMGFVLVVVLMITGSLNFGDIVASQQAGTMASHGVNFLSWNWLPLLPLFVVYLTSGLAECNRHPFDVVEGESEIVAGHMVEYSGMAYAMFMLAEYANMILIAALASIMFLGGWSAPFAFLEFWGGFGGFFWLFAKTFFLVSVFIWVRGTFPRYRYDQIMRLGWKVFIPLTLVYLVFVAGWMHSPWNIWN from the coding sequence ATGGCGTTGCCTGAATTCGTCACGACGTTGCACGACCTGGGCGCCAACAGCCCGCTGGCCCCGGTCTGGCCTATTGTCTGGAACCTGATCAAGATCGTGGTGGTACTGCTGCCACTGATGGGCCTGGTTGCTTACCTGACCCTGTGGGAGCGCAAGCTGATCGGCTTCATCCAGATCCGTATCGGCCCGAACCGCGTCGGTCCCGGCGGCTTGCTGCAGCCGATCGCCGATGCACTGAAACTGCTCTTCAAAGAGATCATCACCCCGGCCAAGGCCAATCCTGGCCTGTTCGTGATCGGTCCGGTCATGACCATCATGCCGGCGCTGGCTGCCTGGGCCGTGGTGCCTTTCGGTCCCGAAGCCGTGCTGGCCAATGTGAACGCCGGCCTGCTGCTGCTGATGGCGATTACGTCGATGGAAGTCTACGGCATCATCATCGCCGGCTGGGCGTCGAACTCGAAGTACTCGTTCATGGGTGCAATGCGCGCTTCGGCACAAATGATTTCGTACGAAATCCCGATGGGCTTCGTGCTGGTCGTGGTGCTGATGATTACCGGTTCGCTCAACTTCGGCGATATCGTCGCCAGCCAGCAGGCCGGTACGATGGCTTCGCATGGCGTGAACTTCCTGTCGTGGAACTGGCTGCCGCTGCTGCCGCTGTTCGTGGTGTACCTGACCTCGGGCCTGGCCGAATGTAACCGCCACCCGTTCGACGTGGTCGAAGGCGAGTCGGAAATCGTTGCCGGTCACATGGTCGAATACTCGGGTATGGCGTACGCCATGTTCATGCTGGCCGAATACGCCAACATGATCCTGATCGCGGCCTTGGCATCGATCATGTTCCTCGGCGGCTGGTCGGCACCGTTTGCGTTCCTGGAATTCTGGGGCGGTTTCGGCGGCTTCTTCTGGTTGTTCGCCAAGACGTTCTTCCTGGTGTCCGTCTTCATCTGGGTGCGCGGTACTTTCCCACGCTACCGTTACGACCAGATCATGCGTCTGGGCTGGAAAGTGTTCATTCCGCTGACCCTGGTGTACCTGGTGTTCGTGGCTGGTTGGATGCATTCCCCATGGAATATCTGGAACTAA
- the nuoL gene encoding NADH-quinone oxidoreductase subunit L: MAGTLNPNLLLAVPLAPLVGSAIAGLLGTKFFGNVVGRKTSHTATILGVLIAFILSAMTFNEVLNGATYNGTVYHWMTVAGINFEVGFQIDTLSAMMMCVVTFVSLMVHIYTIGYMAEDEGYNRFFSYISLFTFSMLMLVMANNFLQLFFGWEAVGLVSYLLIGFWYKRPTAIIANMKAFLVNRVGDFGFILGIGLLLAYAGTMNYQEVFAKKDELALLTLPGTDWALLTVACICLFIGAMGKSAQFPLHVWLPDSMEGPTPISALIHAATMVTAGIFMVSRMSPLFELSDTALSFILVIGSITALFMGFLGIIQNDIKRVVAYSTLSQLGYMTVALGCSAYSVAVFHLMTHAFFKALLFLGAGSVIIGMHHDQDIRNMGGLRKYMPITWITSLLGSLALIGTPFFSGFYSKDSIIEAVHETHIWGAGFANFAVLAGVFVTAFYSFRMYFLVFHGKERFGQAHAHGHDAHHHDDKHAPKAAHGAHDAHDAHGHDDHHEEDEDDHAHHGLEPGQKPHESPFVVWFPLVMLAIPSVIIGYLAIGPMLHGDFFKNVIFVGENHKAMEILGEEFHGAMAMAIHSLRTAPLWLAIAGVASAYYCYMINPRVPAWFFAKFTAVHTLLENKYYMDKFNEVVFAGGARLLGNGLWNVGDKTLIDGLLVNGSAKVVNWFSKLARLGQTGYIYHYAFVMILGILGFLVYFLPFWHA; encoded by the coding sequence ATGGCGGGTACTCTCAACCCTAACCTCCTACTGGCCGTACCTCTGGCGCCGCTGGTCGGCTCCGCGATTGCGGGTTTGTTAGGAACCAAATTTTTTGGCAATGTCGTGGGACGCAAAACGTCGCACACGGCCACCATCCTGGGCGTGCTGATCGCCTTCATCCTGTCGGCGATGACGTTCAACGAGGTGCTGAACGGCGCCACGTACAACGGCACCGTCTACCACTGGATGACGGTGGCCGGCATCAACTTCGAGGTCGGCTTCCAGATCGATACGCTGTCGGCGATGATGATGTGCGTGGTCACGTTCGTGTCGCTGATGGTGCACATCTACACCATCGGCTACATGGCCGAAGACGAAGGCTATAACCGCTTCTTCTCGTACATCTCGCTGTTCACGTTCTCGATGCTGATGCTGGTCATGGCCAACAACTTCCTGCAGCTGTTCTTCGGCTGGGAAGCAGTGGGCCTGGTCTCGTACCTCCTGATCGGTTTCTGGTACAAGCGTCCGACCGCGATCATCGCCAACATGAAGGCGTTCCTGGTCAACCGCGTGGGCGACTTCGGCTTCATCCTCGGTATCGGCCTGCTGCTGGCGTACGCCGGCACCATGAACTACCAGGAAGTATTCGCCAAGAAGGACGAACTGGCGCTGTTGACCTTGCCTGGCACCGACTGGGCGCTGCTGACCGTTGCCTGCATCTGCCTGTTCATCGGCGCCATGGGTAAATCGGCGCAGTTCCCGCTGCACGTATGGCTGCCGGACTCGATGGAAGGTCCTACCCCGATCTCGGCACTGATCCACGCTGCAACCATGGTTACCGCCGGCATCTTCATGGTGTCGCGCATGTCGCCGCTGTTCGAACTGTCGGACACCGCGCTGTCGTTCATCCTGGTGATCGGTTCGATTACCGCGCTGTTCATGGGCTTCCTGGGCATCATCCAGAACGACATCAAGCGCGTGGTGGCTTACTCCACGCTGTCGCAGCTCGGCTACATGACCGTGGCTTTGGGTTGCTCCGCTTACTCGGTGGCCGTGTTCCACCTGATGACCCACGCATTCTTCAAGGCACTGCTGTTCCTGGGCGCCGGTTCGGTCATCATCGGCATGCACCACGACCAGGACATCCGCAACATGGGCGGCCTGCGTAAATACATGCCGATCACCTGGATCACGTCGCTGCTCGGTTCGCTGGCACTGATCGGTACGCCGTTCTTCTCGGGTTTCTACTCGAAAGACTCGATCATCGAAGCCGTGCACGAGACCCACATCTGGGGCGCCGGCTTTGCCAACTTCGCCGTACTGGCGGGTGTGTTCGTGACCGCGTTCTACTCGTTCCGCATGTACTTCCTGGTGTTCCACGGTAAAGAGCGTTTCGGCCAGGCCCATGCCCACGGTCACGATGCCCACCACCATGATGACAAGCACGCACCGAAAGCTGCCCACGGTGCGCATGATGCCCACGATGCTCATGGTCATGACGACCACCACGAGGAAGACGAAGACGACCACGCCCACCACGGCCTGGAGCCTGGCCAGAAACCGCACGAATCGCCATTCGTGGTCTGGTTCCCGCTGGTGATGCTGGCGATTCCTTCGGTCATCATCGGCTACCTGGCCATCGGCCCGATGCTGCACGGCGACTTCTTCAAGAACGTGATCTTCGTCGGTGAAAACCACAAGGCCATGGAAATCCTGGGCGAAGAGTTCCACGGCGCCATGGCGATGGCGATCCACTCGCTGAGGACCGCGCCGCTGTGGCTGGCAATTGCCGGTGTGGCCAGCGCATACTACTGCTACATGATCAATCCACGAGTACCGGCCTGGTTCTTCGCCAAGTTCACTGCAGTGCACACGCTGCTCGAGAACAAGTACTACATGGACAAGTTCAACGAGGTGGTGTTCGCCGGCGGTGCCCGCCTGCTGGGCAACGGCTTGTGGAATGTCGGCGACAAGACCCTGATCGACGGCCTGCTGGTCAACGGCAGCGCCAAGGTCGTGAACTGGTTCTCGAAGCTGGCACGTTTGGGACAGACGGGTTACATCTACCACTACGCCTTCGTGATGATCCTGGGCATCCTGGGGTTCCTGGTCTACTTCCTGCCGTTTTGGCACGCTTAA
- a CDS encoding NADH-quinone oxidoreductase subunit J gives MEFKTALFYAFAAIMILAATRVITARNPVHAALFLVLAFFSAAGIWMLLEAEFLAIVLVLVYVGAVMVLFLFVVMMLDIDTGRLRENFWSYLPVASFVGVIIVLEMAAVLWKSFLSFDTQAVAAGNIGGTKELGILIFTKYVYGFEIAAAILLVAIVAAVALTLRKRKDTKHFDPADAVRVKRNDRLKIVKIAPVTTRGQVEAGSAENKETP, from the coding sequence ATGGAATTTAAAACTGCTTTGTTCTACGCCTTTGCAGCCATCATGATATTGGCTGCCACGCGCGTTATCACGGCCCGCAATCCGGTCCACGCGGCCCTGTTCCTGGTGCTGGCGTTCTTCTCGGCCGCCGGCATCTGGATGCTGCTCGAAGCCGAGTTCCTGGCCATCGTGCTGGTGCTGGTCTATGTCGGCGCGGTCATGGTGCTGTTCCTGTTCGTGGTGATGATGCTAGACATCGACACCGGCAGGCTGCGCGAAAACTTCTGGAGCTACCTGCCGGTAGCGAGCTTTGTCGGCGTGATCATCGTGCTGGAAATGGCTGCCGTGCTGTGGAAGTCGTTCCTGTCGTTCGATACCCAGGCCGTTGCTGCCGGTAACATCGGCGGCACCAAGGAACTGGGCATCCTGATCTTCACCAAATATGTTTATGGCTTCGAGATCGCTGCGGCGATCCTGCTGGTGGCCATCGTTGCCGCCGTGGCCCTGACCCTGCGCAAGCGCAAGGACACCAAACATTTCGACCCGGCTGACGCTGTCCGCGTCAAGCGTAACGACCGCCTGAAGATCGTCAAGATCGCCCCGGTCACCACGCGTGGACAAGTCGAGGCCGGTTCGGCAGAGAATAAGGAGACCCCATGA
- a CDS encoding NADH-quinone oxidoreductase subunit M, whose amino-acid sequence MMQSTISTLPPYLSLAIWLPIVFGALILALGRDTNAGLVRIGALIGAIVSFAATIPLITNFDNAHHGMQFVESSKWIDTFNIYYSLGIDGLSLWFVPLTAFITVIVVISAWQVIQSRVAQYMGAFLILSGLMIGVFCAMDGLLFYFFFEATLIPMYIIIGVWGGENRVYASFKFFLYTFFGSLLTLVAIIYLYRTTGSFNILDWHLAPLTMKEQIFIFAAFFMAFAVKVPMFPVHTWLPDVHVEAPTGGSAVLAAIMLKLGAYGFLRFSLPITPDASHYLSGFVITLSLIAVIYIGLVALVQKDMKKLVAYSSIAHMGFVTLGFFIFNPIGVQGGIVQMISHGFISGAMFLCIGVLYDQAHSRQIADYGGVVNKMPKFAALFVFFSMANCGLPATSGFVGEFMVILGAVQYNFWIGLLAATALIFGAAYSLWMAKRVIFGKVTNHHVAALVDVNGREFFMLGVLAIAVLYMGLYPAPFTDTMQTSVADLLAHVAKSKLP is encoded by the coding sequence ATGATGCAGTCAACCATATCTACATTACCTCCGTACCTGAGCCTGGCGATCTGGCTCCCGATCGTGTTCGGCGCGCTGATCCTGGCGCTCGGCCGCGACACCAACGCCGGCCTGGTACGTATCGGCGCGCTGATCGGCGCCATCGTCAGCTTTGCAGCAACGATTCCGCTGATTACCAATTTCGACAATGCCCACCACGGCATGCAGTTCGTGGAAAGCAGCAAGTGGATCGATACTTTCAACATCTACTACTCGCTGGGCATCGACGGCCTGTCGCTGTGGTTCGTGCCGCTGACCGCCTTCATCACGGTGATCGTGGTGATCTCGGCCTGGCAGGTGATCCAGTCGCGCGTCGCGCAGTACATGGGCGCGTTCCTGATCCTGTCCGGCCTGATGATCGGCGTGTTCTGCGCCATGGACGGCCTGCTGTTCTACTTCTTCTTCGAAGCGACCCTGATCCCGATGTACATCATCATCGGCGTGTGGGGCGGTGAAAACCGCGTGTACGCATCGTTCAAGTTCTTCCTGTACACGTTCTTCGGTTCGCTGCTCACGCTCGTTGCGATCATCTACCTGTACCGCACCACCGGCAGCTTCAACATCCTCGACTGGCACCTGGCGCCGTTGACGATGAAGGAACAGATCTTCATCTTTGCCGCGTTCTTCATGGCGTTTGCCGTGAAGGTACCGATGTTCCCGGTCCACACCTGGCTGCCGGACGTCCACGTGGAAGCGCCGACCGGCGGTTCCGCCGTGCTGGCCGCGATCATGCTGAAACTCGGGGCCTACGGGTTTCTCCGATTTTCGCTGCCGATCACCCCTGACGCGTCGCACTATCTGTCGGGCTTCGTGATCACGCTGTCGCTGATCGCCGTGATCTACATCGGCCTGGTCGCCCTGGTCCAGAAGGACATGAAGAAACTGGTGGCGTACTCGTCGATTGCGCACATGGGCTTTGTCACCCTGGGCTTCTTCATCTTCAACCCGATCGGCGTGCAGGGCGGTATCGTGCAAATGATTTCGCACGGCTTCATCTCGGGCGCCATGTTCCTGTGTATCGGTGTGCTGTACGACCAGGCCCACTCGCGCCAGATCGCCGACTACGGTGGTGTGGTCAACAAGATGCCGAAGTTCGCAGCACTGTTCGTGTTCTTCTCGATGGCCAACTGCGGCCTGCCAGCAACCTCCGGCTTCGTCGGCGAGTTCATGGTGATCCTGGGCGCAGTGCAGTACAACTTCTGGATTGGCCTGCTGGCTGCCACGGCGCTGATCTTCGGCGCGGCTTACTCGCTGTGGATGGCCAAGCGCGTGATCTTCGGCAAAGTGACCAACCACCATGTGGCCGCACTGGTCGACGTGAACGGACGCGAGTTCTTCATGCTGGGCGTGCTGGCGATTGCTGTGCTGTACATGGGCCTGTACCCGGCGCCGTTCACCGACACCATGCAAACGTCGGTGGCCGACCTGCTGGCCCATGTTGCCAAAAGCAAGTTGCCTTAA
- the nuoN gene encoding NADH-quinone oxidoreductase subunit NuoN, translated as MITPIPQEAFNIAPAYAEVTMIVGASLLLLVDMYLSESKRSITYLLSLALLAVCATISYGDFMAGTTTYTFNGMYVSDPMSNLLKLFTYLALGLTLIYSRQYTTQRGMMTGNLGGEFYVLALFAGLGQMIMISGSHFLTIYLGVELMSLSLYALVALRRDNHKATEAAMKYFVLGALASGFLLYGMSMLYGATGSLEISKVAAAVAAGTIKPTILVFGIVFLVAGLAFKLGAVPFHMWVPDVYEGSPTAVTLLLGGAPKIATFAVCIRLLVEGLLPLAGDWQQMLMVLAVMSLVIGNLTAIAQTNLKRMLAYSTIAQIGFVLLGLLAGVGTTVGTGGMEAAYSASMFYVVTYVLTTVGTFGLLMLLSRAGFDADNIADFKGLGKRSGWFALMMTIMMFSMAGVPPLVGFAAKFSVLNAVLGTGQVWLTIIAVMFSLIGAYYYLRIVKTMWFDEPVDSAPLDAPADMKVVLSLNGVAILALGVLPGPLLAVCAAAMKVTLAT; from the coding sequence ATGATTACACCTATTCCACAAGAGGCGTTCAACATCGCCCCGGCGTATGCCGAGGTCACGATGATCGTCGGCGCTTCGCTATTGCTGTTGGTCGACATGTACCTGTCGGAGTCCAAGCGCTCGATCACGTACCTGCTGTCGCTGGCACTGCTGGCCGTTTGCGCGACCATCAGCTACGGCGATTTCATGGCCGGCACCACCACGTACACGTTCAACGGCATGTACGTCTCCGACCCGATGTCGAACCTGCTCAAGCTGTTTACGTACCTGGCACTGGGTCTGACCCTGATTTATTCGCGCCAGTACACCACCCAGCGCGGCATGATGACCGGCAACCTGGGCGGCGAGTTCTATGTCCTGGCGCTGTTCGCCGGCCTGGGCCAGATGATCATGATCTCCGGCTCGCACTTCCTCACCATCTACCTCGGTGTGGAACTGATGTCGCTGTCGCTGTACGCGCTGGTCGCGCTGCGCCGTGACAATCACAAGGCCACCGAAGCGGCGATGAAGTACTTCGTCCTCGGCGCTCTGGCTTCGGGCTTCCTGCTGTACGGCATGTCGATGCTGTACGGCGCTACCGGCTCGCTGGAAATCTCGAAAGTGGCGGCTGCCGTTGCTGCCGGCACCATCAAGCCGACCATCCTGGTGTTCGGTATCGTGTTCCTGGTCGCTGGCCTGGCATTCAAACTGGGCGCCGTGCCATTCCACATGTGGGTACCGGACGTGTACGAAGGTTCGCCAACCGCAGTGACCCTGCTGCTGGGCGGCGCACCGAAGATCGCCACCTTTGCCGTCTGCATCCGCCTGCTGGTGGAAGGCCTGCTGCCGCTGGCAGGCGACTGGCAGCAAATGTTGATGGTCCTGGCCGTGATGTCGCTGGTGATCGGTAACCTGACCGCCATCGCCCAGACCAACCTGAAACGTATGCTCGCATATTCCACCATCGCGCAAATCGGCTTCGTGCTGCTGGGCCTGCTGGCTGGCGTGGGCACCACCGTCGGTACCGGCGGCATGGAAGCGGCCTACAGCGCATCGATGTTCTACGTGGTTACCTATGTGCTGACCACCGTGGGCACCTTCGGCCTGCTGATGCTGCTGTCGCGCGCCGGTTTCGACGCCGACAACATCGCCGACTTCAAGGGCCTGGGCAAGCGCAGCGGCTGGTTCGCGCTGATGATGACCATCATGATGTTCTCGATGGCCGGCGTGCCACCGCTGGTCGGCTTTGCCGCCAAGTTCTCGGTACTGAACGCAGTATTGGGTACCGGCCAGGTATGGCTGACCATCATCGCGGTGATGTTCTCGCTGATCGGCGCCTACTACTACCTGCGCATCGTCAAAACCATGTGGTTCGACGAGCCGGTGGACAGCGCACCGCTCGATGCACCGGCCGACATGAAAGTGGTCCTGAGCCTGAACGGCGTCGCCATCCTGGCGCTGGGCGTGCTGCCAGGCCCGCTGCTGGCCGTGTGCGCCGCCGCCATGAAAGTGACGCTGGCTACCTAA
- a CDS encoding DUF2818 family protein, giving the protein MDVNVASWLVIAVAIALANLPFFNDKVLALVPARWSNEAKPLYVRLAEMIGLYFVVGAIGMALEAQIGTRFPQTWEFYAISACLFLVLGFPGFIVRYLRRPRD; this is encoded by the coding sequence ATGGACGTCAACGTTGCCAGCTGGTTGGTCATTGCGGTAGCTATTGCATTGGCCAACCTGCCATTCTTTAATGACAAGGTGCTGGCCCTGGTGCCAGCACGGTGGTCAAACGAAGCCAAGCCGCTGTACGTGCGGCTGGCCGAGATGATCGGCTTGTACTTCGTGGTGGGCGCCATCGGCATGGCGCTCGAAGCGCAGATCGGCACGCGCTTCCCCCAGACCTGGGAGTTCTACGCGATTTCCGCCTGCCTGTTCCTGGTGCTCGGCTTCCCGGGCTTCATCGTGCGCTACCTGCGCCGCCCCCGCGATTAA